A window from Fibrobacter sp. UWB11 encodes these proteins:
- a CDS encoding GNAT family N-acetyltransferase, whose amino-acid sequence MNLSSFDFLPLGEDTEILPFDCNDTDLNNFLFDDAKNYLGDLMAVTYLFVDRQAQKTVAYFSLLNDKVSYDPEERSLWNRINRRISNNKRRKTYPSVKIGRLAVSKDYDNKGIGRAILDFIKHAFTNGNRTGCRFITVDAYAKATGFYIKNNFDFFTEKDRKDATRLMFFDLKPFKDAQIRAKQAC is encoded by the coding sequence ATGAATTTGTCTTCATTTGATTTTTTACCCCTTGGCGAAGATACCGAAATCTTGCCATTTGACTGCAATGATACTGACTTGAACAATTTCTTGTTTGATGATGCCAAGAACTATCTTGGAGACCTTATGGCAGTTACATATCTGTTTGTAGATCGGCAAGCACAAAAGACTGTTGCTTATTTCAGTCTTTTGAATGATAAGGTCTCTTATGACCCCGAAGAACGTTCTCTTTGGAATCGAATTAATCGCAGAATTTCGAATAACAAACGCCGCAAGACCTACCCCTCGGTGAAAATAGGTCGTCTTGCTGTTTCGAAAGATTACGACAACAAGGGTATCGGTAGGGCAATTTTGGATTTTATAAAGCATGCTTTCACGAACGGCAATCGAACTGGTTGCCGGTTCATTACGGTTGATGCGTACGCTAAGGCAACGGGGTTCTATATCAAGAACAACTTTGATTTTTTTACGGAGAAAGACCGCAAAGATGCAACTCGCCTGATGTTCTTTGATCTCAAGCCGTTCAAGGATGCCCAAATTAGGGCGAAGCAAGCTTGCTAA
- the carB gene encoding carbamoyl-phosphate synthase large subunit, which produces MPKRTDIKKIMLIGSGPIVIGQGCEFDYSGVQACKVLRREGYEVVLVNSNPATIMTDPEMADRTYIEPLSVDILHEIIRRERPDALLPTLGGQTALNLAMELNERGILDRYQVELIGAKAESIQRAEDRHLFKEAMLKIGLDLPRSGSAHSMSEATAIAHTIGSWPLIIRPGFTLGGTGGGIAHNEEEFETIVNRGLDASLNNEVLIEESLLGWKEFEMEVMRDKKGNAVIVCSIENLDPMGVHTGDSITVAPIQSLDDRAYQAMRDDSLKVMEAIGVETGGSNVQWAIEPKTGRRIIIEMNPRVSRSSALASKATGFPIAKIAALLAVGYTLDELRNDITQSTPSCFEPALDYVVVKVPRFTFEKFPKADSTLGTQMKSVGEAMAIGTNFKQAMQKALRSLETGFGGFGACAKCEKFKEYDDETLAKEVARPSAERIFVVYEAFRRGWDIEKLYEVTKIDRYFLRHLEELACFEDEITAAGSLENLAKDKALFRQAKEFGFSDIQIGYLFHKTPEEVMAVRKQIGLVPSYYSVDTCAGEFEAITPYYYSCYADNTEPVREIPGHQSKKRIMVLGGGPNRIGQGIEFDYCCCHAAFTLRKHGFEVIMVNSNPETVSTDYDTSDKLYFEPLTLEDVMGIYEREKCAGVIVQFGGQTPLNLAMRLKKAGANVIGTSPEDIDLAEDRDFFKQLVTKIGIKQAESGIAHNVEEALAIVDKIGYPVLVRPSFVLGGRGMVIVYKEKYLRKFVEEAAAIGEGKPILIDRFLEDATELDVDCISDGKHTVIGAIMEHVEPAGIHSGDSASVIPPMTLSKEIQDKVREFAKEFAKELHVVGLMNMQLAVKDGELYMIEVNPRASRTVPFVSKSIGVPLASYATRCMTGESLEQIGFTEEVRVPYVSVKEAVFPFVKFPGVDITLSPEMKSTGEVMSLDRDRGLAYLKSQLASGNKVPSQGNIFVSLKDEDKQKAVPLIKRLVDMGYQIYATRGTSTMLYNEGIKTRAVFRISRGRPNLLDLIHDKEVQWIVNTTETGAEAMVDEIQMRSKAVVSGIPITTTIAALTSTVEGLMDKHDFGRFEVCSLQEYHRHVKK; this is translated from the coding sequence ATGCCTAAGCGTACCGACATCAAGAAGATTATGCTCATCGGTTCTGGCCCGATTGTGATTGGCCAGGGCTGCGAATTCGACTACTCCGGCGTGCAGGCTTGCAAGGTGCTTCGTCGTGAAGGTTACGAAGTGGTGCTCGTGAACTCCAACCCGGCAACCATCATGACCGACCCGGAAATGGCTGACCGCACTTACATCGAACCGCTGAGCGTCGATATTCTCCACGAAATCATCCGTCGCGAACGCCCCGATGCATTGCTCCCGACTCTCGGTGGCCAGACCGCCTTGAACCTCGCCATGGAACTCAACGAGCGCGGCATTCTCGACCGCTACCAGGTGGAACTCATCGGTGCAAAAGCCGAATCCATCCAGCGCGCCGAAGACCGTCACCTGTTCAAGGAAGCCATGCTCAAGATCGGGCTTGACCTTCCCCGCTCCGGTTCCGCACACTCCATGAGCGAAGCGACCGCTATCGCCCACACCATCGGAAGCTGGCCGTTGATCATCCGTCCGGGCTTTACGCTTGGTGGTACTGGCGGCGGTATCGCTCACAACGAAGAAGAATTCGAAACCATCGTGAACCGCGGTCTTGACGCCTCGCTCAACAACGAAGTGCTTATCGAAGAATCGCTCCTCGGCTGGAAAGAATTCGAAATGGAAGTCATGCGCGATAAGAAGGGCAATGCCGTTATCGTTTGCTCCATTGAAAACCTCGACCCGATGGGTGTTCACACGGGTGACTCCATCACGGTCGCTCCGATCCAGAGCCTTGATGACCGCGCCTACCAGGCCATGCGCGACGACTCCCTGAAGGTCATGGAAGCCATCGGCGTGGAAACCGGTGGATCTAACGTGCAGTGGGCTATCGAACCGAAGACCGGCCGCCGCATCATCATCGAAATGAACCCGCGTGTGTCCCGTTCTTCTGCTCTTGCATCCAAGGCAACGGGCTTCCCCATCGCAAAGATTGCAGCACTTCTCGCTGTGGGTTACACGCTTGACGAACTCCGCAACGACATCACGCAATCTACTCCGAGCTGCTTTGAACCGGCTCTCGACTACGTTGTCGTGAAGGTTCCGCGCTTCACATTCGAAAAGTTCCCGAAGGCAGATTCCACGCTCGGCACCCAGATGAAGTCTGTGGGCGAAGCCATGGCCATCGGTACGAACTTCAAACAGGCCATGCAAAAGGCTCTCCGCTCTCTCGAAACGGGATTCGGCGGTTTCGGTGCCTGCGCCAAGTGCGAAAAGTTCAAGGAATACGACGACGAAACGCTCGCCAAGGAAGTCGCCCGCCCGAGTGCAGAACGCATCTTCGTGGTCTACGAAGCATTCCGCCGCGGTTGGGACATCGAAAAACTTTACGAAGTCACCAAGATTGACCGCTACTTCCTCCGTCACCTCGAAGAACTCGCCTGCTTCGAAGACGAAATCACGGCTGCAGGTTCTCTCGAAAACCTCGCCAAGGATAAGGCTCTCTTCCGCCAGGCCAAGGAATTCGGCTTCAGCGATATCCAGATCGGTTACCTCTTCCACAAGACTCCGGAAGAAGTCATGGCTGTGCGTAAGCAGATTGGCCTCGTTCCGAGCTACTACTCCGTCGATACTTGCGCCGGCGAATTCGAAGCTATCACTCCTTACTACTATAGCTGCTACGCCGACAATACCGAACCGGTCCGCGAAATTCCGGGTCACCAGAGCAAGAAGCGCATCATGGTGCTCGGCGGCGGTCCGAACAGAATCGGCCAGGGCATTGAATTTGACTACTGCTGCTGCCACGCTGCATTCACGCTCCGCAAGCACGGCTTCGAAGTCATCATGGTGAACTCCAACCCCGAAACGGTTTCTACCGACTACGACACTTCGGACAAGCTCTACTTTGAACCGCTTACGCTCGAAGACGTGATGGGCATTTACGAACGCGAAAAGTGCGCGGGCGTGATTGTTCAGTTCGGTGGTCAAACTCCGCTAAACCTCGCCATGCGTCTCAAGAAGGCTGGCGCAAATGTCATCGGAACAAGCCCCGAAGACATCGACCTCGCCGAAGACCGCGACTTCTTCAAGCAGCTCGTCACCAAGATTGGCATCAAGCAGGCTGAAAGCGGCATTGCACACAACGTGGAAGAAGCCCTCGCCATTGTCGATAAGATCGGTTACCCTGTTCTTGTGCGCCCGAGTTTCGTTCTCGGTGGCCGCGGCATGGTGATTGTTTACAAGGAAAAGTACCTCCGCAAGTTCGTGGAAGAAGCTGCCGCCATTGGCGAAGGCAAGCCGATCCTCATTGACCGCTTCCTCGAAGACGCAACCGAACTCGATGTGGACTGCATCAGCGACGGCAAGCACACCGTTATCGGTGCTATCATGGAACACGTGGAACCCGCAGGCATCCACTCCGGCGACTCCGCTAGCGTTATCCCGCCGATGACCCTCTCCAAGGAAATTCAGGACAAGGTCCGTGAATTCGCCAAGGAATTTGCTAAGGAACTCCATGTCGTTGGTCTCATGAACATGCAGCTCGCTGTCAAGGATGGCGAACTCTACATGATTGAAGTGAACCCGCGTGCATCTCGTACGGTGCCGTTCGTGTCCAAGTCCATCGGCGTGCCGCTTGCAAGCTACGCAACACGCTGCATGACCGGCGAATCTCTCGAACAGATCGGTTTCACCGAAGAAGTCCGCGTGCCTTACGTGAGCGTCAAGGAAGCCGTGTTCCCGTTCGTCAAGTTCCCGGGCGTCGACATCACGCTTTCTCCGGAAATGAAGTCCACCGGCGAAGTCATGAGCCTCGATCGCGACCGCGGCCTTGCCTACCTCAAGAGCCAGCTGGCCTCCGGCAACAAGGTCCCGAGCCAGGGCAACATCTTTGTGTCGCTCAAGGACGAAGACAAGCAGAAGGCAGTTCCGCTCATCAAGCGCCTCGTGGACATGGGCTACCAGATTTACGCCACCCGCGGCACCTCGACGATGCTTTACAACGAAGGCATCAAGACCCGCGCCGTGTTCCGCATCTCCCGTGGCCGCCCGAACCTGCTCGACCTTATCCACGACAAGGAAGTGCAGTGGATCGTGAACACCACCGAAACTGGCGCAGAAGCCATGGTTGACGAAATCCAGATGCGCTCCAAGGCCGTTGTCTCGGGCATTCCTATCACCACGACCATCGCCGCCCTCACCTCCACCGTGGAAGGCCTCATGGACAAGCACGACTTCGGCCGCTTCGAAGTCTGCAGTTTGCAAGAATACCACAGACATGTGAAGAAGTAA
- the carA gene encoding glutamine-hydrolyzing carbamoyl-phosphate synthase small subunit gives MNEKFQWKAKRERKAFIALADGAVFHGYAFGEKKDTVGEAVFNTGMAGYKQILTDPSYAGQFVVFTTAEVGAYATNFEKSESRQVFLNGIVVNSLDWVSKELNEESLHDYMLAQKKAGIAGVDTRALTLHLRTHGAQKAYLHVEDTEMTEAEAIAKAKAWEGLDGQDYASKVSDPNGYEFNNEGKYHIVALDFGIKTNILRNLAAQDMRITVMPIGTSYEKIMEQKPDGVFLSNGPADPNSLPQVYNMVKQLLGKIPLMGICLGNQLLGLALGAKVSKLKFGHHGCNHPVKNLLTGAVEITSQNHNYAIDETSLPADVEVTHINLNDNTVEGIRHKKFPAFSVQYHPESAPGPNDSMYLFEEFKKMIEAFKGGKNA, from the coding sequence ATGAACGAAAAATTCCAATGGAAAGCAAAGCGCGAGCGCAAGGCGTTCATCGCCTTGGCTGACGGAGCCGTGTTCCACGGTTACGCCTTTGGCGAAAAGAAAGACACTGTAGGCGAAGCCGTGTTCAACACCGGTATGGCGGGCTACAAGCAGATTTTGACCGACCCGTCTTACGCCGGTCAGTTCGTGGTGTTCACCACGGCCGAAGTTGGCGCTTACGCTACGAACTTCGAAAAGTCCGAATCCCGCCAGGTTTTCTTGAACGGCATTGTCGTGAACTCCCTCGACTGGGTTTCCAAGGAACTGAACGAAGAATCGCTTCATGATTACATGCTCGCCCAGAAGAAGGCAGGCATTGCAGGCGTTGATACTCGCGCCCTCACGCTCCACCTCCGCACTCACGGCGCCCAGAAGGCTTACCTCCACGTTGAAGACACGGAAATGACCGAAGCCGAAGCTATCGCAAAGGCAAAGGCTTGGGAAGGCCTCGACGGTCAGGACTACGCCAGCAAGGTGAGCGACCCGAACGGCTACGAATTCAACAACGAAGGCAAGTACCACATCGTCGCTCTCGATTTCGGTATCAAGACGAACATCTTGAGAAACCTCGCCGCACAGGACATGCGCATCACGGTTATGCCGATTGGCACGAGCTACGAAAAGATTATGGAACAGAAGCCGGATGGCGTGTTCCTCTCCAACGGCCCTGCCGACCCGAACAGCCTCCCGCAGGTTTACAACATGGTCAAGCAGCTCCTCGGCAAGATCCCTCTCATGGGTATCTGCCTTGGTAACCAGCTCCTCGGCCTTGCTCTCGGTGCTAAAGTTTCCAAGCTCAAGTTCGGTCACCATGGCTGCAACCATCCGGTCAAGAACCTCTTGACGGGCGCTGTCGAAATCACGTCACAGAACCACAACTACGCCATTGACGAAACGTCTCTCCCCGCCGATGTCGAAGTCACGCACATCAACCTGAACGACAACACGGTCGAAGGCATCCGCCACAAAAAGTTCCCGGCATTCAGCGTGCAGTACCATCCGGAATCTGCCCCGGGTCCGAACGATTCCATGTACTTGTTCGAAGAATTTAAGAAGATGATTGAAGCTTTCAAGGGAGGCAAGAATGCCTAA
- a CDS encoding glycosyl hydrolase family 8 gives MKKTIFSLSLALLLGPSVVSAADVTGNFFDADGAYYGPDCDKEKNYSGAYYTGNYESPFKTVLGKTDEEIQEKMDQLWNHYFKGDNNSKVYYDKGNEAYILDVNNRDVRSEGMSYGMMIAVQTGHKEEFDKLWNWAKNHMWHKGGGWDGYFAWQRNESGSGGDDNCAPDGEMYFMMSLLFAANRWNDSKYMDDAQYILKKMWDNGQHSLFNPQHYVITFQPQGNENNFSDPSYDLPAYVDLFARWSTSNQDKWSKAAKATRDHLYKSSNTKSGLFSDYNNFDGTPHGVSYNGNAEKYMYDAMRCAMNFGMDYYLFGADSARQEEMARRIIDFFERDNYKHARFNWDGSNPQEQYTLGETGANAVAAMALMNDSKYNDAVKKNLKMAWDASLMTGQYRYYDGLVHYLAMLHLSGTFKIWKPKPEVTEKDVTANEHNGVKIEKDTTFYSFESCKLYKVNAKPEGNVGIAKSVKMNNGVRVWSTNNAIVIENAPAGSKFAVTDVNGRVLKASKTTSAMQEIRLGGRGNFLVMVGDKTYKVVK, from the coding sequence ATGAAAAAAACTATCTTCTCTCTTTCTTTAGCTTTGCTGCTCGGCCCGTCTGTGGTCTCTGCTGCTGATGTCACAGGCAATTTCTTTGACGCTGATGGCGCTTACTACGGCCCGGACTGCGATAAAGAAAAAAACTACTCCGGCGCTTACTACACCGGTAACTACGAAAGCCCGTTCAAGACTGTCTTGGGCAAGACCGACGAAGAAATCCAGGAAAAAATGGATCAGTTGTGGAACCACTATTTTAAGGGTGACAACAATTCCAAGGTCTATTACGACAAGGGTAATGAAGCTTATATTCTCGACGTGAACAACAGAGACGTCCGTTCCGAAGGTATGTCTTACGGTATGATGATTGCCGTGCAGACCGGCCACAAGGAAGAATTCGACAAACTTTGGAACTGGGCCAAGAACCACATGTGGCACAAGGGCGGTGGCTGGGATGGCTACTTCGCTTGGCAGCGCAACGAAAGCGGTTCCGGTGGTGACGATAACTGCGCTCCGGACGGCGAAATGTACTTTATGATGTCGCTACTTTTTGCAGCGAACCGCTGGAATGACAGCAAGTACATGGACGATGCCCAGTACATCTTGAAGAAAATGTGGGACAACGGCCAGCATAGCCTTTTCAACCCGCAGCATTACGTCATTACGTTCCAGCCGCAGGGCAACGAAAACAACTTCTCCGACCCGTCTTACGACTTGCCGGCTTACGTTGATCTTTTCGCTCGCTGGTCCACCTCCAACCAGGATAAGTGGAGCAAGGCTGCAAAGGCAACGCGCGATCACTTGTACAAATCCTCCAACACGAAGTCCGGCTTGTTCTCGGATTACAACAACTTCGACGGTACTCCGCACGGCGTAAGCTATAACGGCAATGCTGAAAAGTACATGTACGATGCAATGCGCTGCGCAATGAACTTCGGTATGGACTATTACCTCTTCGGTGCTGATTCTGCTCGCCAAGAAGAAATGGCCCGCCGCATCATCGATTTCTTCGAAAGAGACAACTACAAGCACGCACGTTTCAACTGGGACGGCTCCAACCCGCAGGAACAGTACACGCTTGGCGAAACCGGCGCAAATGCCGTGGCTGCAATGGCTTTGATGAACGATTCAAAGTATAATGACGCCGTCAAGAAGAATCTCAAGATGGCTTGGGATGCAAGCCTCATGACCGGTCAGTATCGCTACTACGATGGCTTGGTGCACTACCTTGCCATGCTCCACTTGAGCGGCACGTTCAAGATTTGGAAGCCGAAGCCGGAAGTTACGGAAAAGGATGTCACTGCTAACGAACACAATGGCGTCAAGATTGAAAAGGACACGACGTTCTATTCTTTCGAATCTTGCAAGCTCTACAAGGTGAATGCAAAGCCGGAAGGCAACGTTGGTATTGCTAAGTCCGTTAAGATGAATAACGGTGTCAGAGTTTGGTCGACTAACAATGCGATTGTTATCGAAAATGCTCCGGCAGGCAGCAAGTTTGCTGTTACCGATGTCAATGGTCGCGTGCTCAAGGCTTCTAAGACGACTTCTGCAATGCAGGAAATCCGCCTTGGTGGCAGAGGTAACTTCCTCGTCATGGTTGGCGACAAGACCTATAAAGTTGTGAAATAG
- a CDS encoding putative DNA modification/repair radical SAM protein yields MDIREKLNILGDAAKYDVSCSSSGSKRNSPKGGMGCGHSSGICHTWSADGRCISLLKVLFSNACKYDCAYCVNRRSNDIPRATFTPKELINLTLEFYRRNYIEGLFLSSAVIGTPDYTMELLIKVAKELRLVHHFGGYIHLKAIPGASSRLLFEAGLYADRSSVNIEIPSDKQLQYLAPEKNFASIYRPMNFLAERKLEYKADKSKYSPKFLPAGQSTQMIVGASGETDFQILTLSAGFYKQQQMKRVYFSGYVPINADKRLPVITTKPPLLREHRLYQADWLMRFYKFEYNEILDEKNPFLDPDLDPKVMWALRHPECFPVDLQTADYEMILRVPGIGVRSAQLIVSGRRYSKIRLEHLKKMGVVLKRAKYFIYNNEVPRELHKLYPEMIRPMLIAGKPKSDQLDLFDTMPAALPSPATYHPTATPLPKAAQSPQT; encoded by the coding sequence ATGGACATACGCGAAAAGCTGAACATTCTGGGCGATGCCGCCAAATACGATGTTTCGTGTTCATCGAGCGGTTCCAAGCGCAACTCCCCCAAAGGCGGGATGGGTTGCGGGCACAGTTCGGGCATTTGCCACACATGGAGCGCCGACGGGCGTTGCATTTCGCTGTTGAAAGTGCTTTTCAGCAATGCCTGCAAGTACGATTGCGCCTATTGCGTCAACCGGCGGAGCAATGACATTCCGCGAGCGACATTTACCCCCAAGGAACTCATCAACCTCACGCTAGAATTTTACCGCCGCAATTACATTGAGGGGCTTTTCTTGAGTTCGGCTGTCATCGGCACGCCCGACTACACGATGGAACTTTTGATTAAAGTCGCAAAAGAATTGCGTTTGGTGCACCATTTTGGCGGTTACATTCACTTGAAAGCGATTCCGGGCGCAAGTTCAAGGCTGTTATTCGAGGCAGGTCTTTATGCCGATCGCAGCAGCGTGAATATCGAAATTCCTTCCGACAAGCAATTGCAATACCTCGCGCCCGAAAAGAATTTTGCATCCATTTACCGTCCCATGAACTTTCTGGCAGAACGCAAGCTGGAATACAAAGCCGATAAATCCAAATATTCTCCAAAGTTTTTACCGGCAGGGCAGAGCACGCAAATGATCGTCGGGGCATCGGGGGAGACAGACTTCCAGATTCTCACGCTTTCGGCAGGCTTTTACAAGCAACAGCAAATGAAGCGTGTTTATTTCTCGGGTTACGTCCCCATCAATGCCGACAAGCGCTTGCCGGTCATTACAACAAAGCCACCGCTTTTGCGCGAACACAGGCTTTACCAAGCCGACTGGCTCATGCGTTTTTACAAGTTCGAATATAACGAAATCTTGGATGAAAAAAATCCATTCCTCGATCCTGATTTGGACCCGAAAGTTATGTGGGCATTGCGACATCCAGAATGTTTTCCTGTCGATTTGCAAACCGCCGATTACGAGATGATTTTGCGAGTGCCAGGAATCGGAGTGCGGTCCGCCCAGCTCATTGTAAGCGGCAGGCGTTATTCCAAGATTCGTCTAGAACATCTTAAAAAGATGGGGGTAGTTCTCAAGCGCGCAAAGTACTTCATCTACAACAACGAAGTGCCTCGAGAGCTCCACAAGCTTTATCCGGAAATGATTCGCCCAATGCTTATCGCAGGCAAGCCCAAATCCGATCAACTGGATTTGTTCGACACCATGCCCGCCGCGTTACCATCGCCGGCAACCTATCATCCAACCGCGACGCCACTACCGAAAGCCGCACAATCCCCCCAGACATAG
- a CDS encoding TIGR03915 family putative DNA repair protein codes for MSIAIHYDSTFDGFLSAVFEIYRQHLDVTSFVAERTYEAEHEVSSDLFAQPFHIETSEESAKRLKRAITNAASKDVLNLLETCFRSEDAGIEMNILAYLRKLFAGLDPNYGRNPSSLEMIPLITIARSVRREMDNMYGMVRFNKAPDGMYIAEIEPKYDILEMIIGHFRCRYPNGTWAIIDVKRGYGVYYENYKTHFVTVSDPSYISAHAPPDEFTRMWKSYYDTMAIKERLNPRLLRRCLPVRYWKHLPERSLPNQTLENRGESRLQLPSTIAKSNAVASLMLKQSN; via the coding sequence ATGTCCATCGCCATTCATTACGATTCTACATTCGACGGTTTCTTGAGCGCGGTCTTCGAGATTTACCGCCAACATCTCGATGTCACAAGCTTTGTGGCCGAACGAACTTACGAAGCCGAACACGAAGTTTCGTCTGACCTTTTTGCACAGCCGTTTCACATCGAGACATCCGAAGAATCCGCCAAAAGGCTCAAGCGCGCCATTACAAACGCGGCTAGCAAGGACGTACTGAACTTGCTCGAAACATGTTTCCGTTCCGAAGATGCGGGAATCGAAATGAACATCCTGGCGTACTTGCGCAAGCTTTTTGCTGGCCTCGACCCGAATTACGGTCGCAATCCTTCGAGCCTTGAAATGATTCCGCTCATTACGATTGCGCGCTCCGTCCGTCGAGAAATGGACAACATGTACGGGATGGTGCGTTTCAACAAGGCTCCCGATGGAATGTACATTGCCGAAATCGAACCCAAGTATGATATTCTCGAAATGATTATCGGGCACTTTAGATGCCGCTACCCCAACGGCACATGGGCCATTATCGATGTCAAGCGAGGCTATGGCGTGTATTACGAGAACTACAAAACACATTTTGTAACAGTTTCCGACCCAAGTTACATTTCTGCGCATGCGCCTCCAGACGAATTCACTCGCATGTGGAAATCCTATTACGATACAATGGCGATAAAGGAACGGCTCAATCCGCGCCTTCTTCGGCGTTGCTTGCCAGTCCGCTATTGGAAGCACCTTCCGGAGCGCTCTCTACCGAACCAAACCCTTGAAAATAGGGGAGAATCGAGGTTGCAACTCCCGTCCACAATCGCAAAATCCAATGCCGTCGCATCATTGATGCTTAAACAATCCAATTAG
- a CDS encoding cellulase family glycosylhydrolase — protein MEKIKDMNGSSVKPGFFVQDSFLYSKDNEKVVLRGVNHMFIWTDREGKTIPEIAKTGANCVRIVWNTRGRISDLDNIISLCIANGMIPIPEIHDTTGNWDRLSDALEFWLREETLQMIYNHQEYLILNIGNEPGDKPQSADEFFNAYNIIVTKLRASGVRVPIMIDADEWGQNEKNLLNVGPKLLQADPEHNLIFSIHMWWPTERHNPVASGYETVKDRIKGTLEESIKRKIPLIVGEFAPVAAGGVREIPYKYIMSECERLNIGWLAWSWGPGNFDSPEMDMTVHGSYNTLVGWGKEIAVDSSLGIQNTSVIPNFIQNKDFTTGSQGTGTNIIENGDFSAEEPLSGWTTDFWGGKGEVTVKDGVVHFDIKKGGKDSWNLQFKQHFALHKGVTYIFSMRAKADKPRTLNVNIKKDCETYTPYANGRILDLSTSWQNFSWKFTMKEETDVDAVLIFDMGGVPISWNLADVSLVHARSVADRLNRTFQRNVQKNSGYFNAPNGPWELHLYSTNGTLLDILDKGKGGEGMRQYPKIERSGIMVIKDLG, from the coding sequence ATGGAGAAAATAAAAGATATGAACGGCTCTTCTGTTAAACCGGGCTTTTTCGTTCAAGATTCTTTTCTGTATAGCAAGGACAACGAAAAGGTTGTCCTCCGTGGTGTAAACCACATGTTTATTTGGACTGATCGCGAAGGCAAGACAATCCCCGAGATTGCCAAGACCGGCGCAAACTGTGTGAGAATTGTTTGGAATACCCGTGGCCGTATCAGCGACCTTGATAACATAATTTCGCTTTGCATTGCAAACGGCATGATTCCTATTCCAGAAATCCATGACACGACCGGTAATTGGGACCGTTTGAGCGATGCTCTTGAATTTTGGCTCCGCGAAGAAACGCTCCAGATGATTTACAATCATCAGGAATACTTGATTTTGAACATCGGTAACGAACCGGGCGACAAGCCGCAAAGCGCCGATGAATTTTTCAATGCCTACAACATCATCGTGACCAAGCTCCGTGCATCAGGTGTGCGCGTACCTATCATGATCGATGCCGACGAATGGGGCCAGAACGAGAAAAACCTTTTGAACGTCGGTCCTAAGCTTTTGCAGGCAGACCCAGAACACAACTTGATTTTCTCGATTCACATGTGGTGGCCGACCGAACGCCATAATCCGGTTGCTTCGGGTTACGAAACGGTCAAGGACCGCATCAAGGGAACGCTCGAAGAATCCATCAAGCGCAAAATTCCGCTCATTGTCGGCGAATTTGCACCGGTTGCAGCCGGTGGCGTGCGAGAAATTCCGTACAAGTACATCATGTCGGAATGTGAACGATTGAATATCGGTTGGCTGGCATGGAGCTGGGGACCGGGTAACTTCGACAGTCCGGAAATGGACATGACCGTGCACGGCTCCTACAATACGCTTGTAGGCTGGGGCAAGGAAATTGCAGTTGATAGCTCTCTTGGCATCCAGAACACCAGTGTCATTCCGAATTTCATCCAGAACAAGGACTTTACGACCGGCTCTCAGGGAACCGGCACGAACATCATTGAAAATGGCGACTTTAGCGCCGAAGAACCTCTCAGCGGTTGGACCACCGACTTCTGGGGAGGAAAGGGCGAAGTCACCGTCAAGGATGGAGTTGTCCATTTCGACATCAAGAAAGGCGGCAAGGATTCCTGGAACCTCCAGTTCAAGCAGCATTTCGCGCTCCACAAGGGCGTCACGTACATCTTTAGCATGCGCGCCAAGGCCGACAAGCCCCGTACGCTCAACGTGAACATCAAGAAAGACTGCGAAACATACACACCGTATGCTAACGGCCGAATTCTTGACTTGAGCACTAGCTGGCAGAACTTCAGCTGGAAATTCACGATGAAGGAAGAAACCGACGTGGATGCAGTGCTTATCTTCGACATGGGTGGCGTGCCTATTTCTTGGAATCTCGCCGACGTGTCGCTTGTTCATGCCCGCAGCGTTGCCGATCGCCTCAACAGAACGTTCCAGCGCAACGTGCAAAAGAATTCCGGCTACTTCAACGCCCCGAATGGTCCGTGGGAATTACACCTCTACTCGACCAACGGCACTTTGCTCGACATTCTCGACAAGGGCAAGGGTGGGGAAGGCATGCGCCAGTATCCCAAGATTGAACGCAGCGGCATCATGGTCATCAAGGACCTGGGATAA